From one Triticum urartu cultivar G1812 chromosome 3, Tu2.1, whole genome shotgun sequence genomic stretch:
- the LOC125546165 gene encoding eukaryotic translation initiation factor 3 subunit M-like: protein MATIVNTTEEEPMLAVVRSTAQLAWADAGPEVADPEVARLCAEAQQHLLAARWLDMATLMLASADLLLLSPSAPDKDLECTLTVTCNLVTKAGSEDEALEIAKLICAKLTHQPADKTTLRIKVLFSLYNLLPSLSGKALVYRKALELAATAGKAAADCVVPTFKNIDAFVAYWGIGKPEQRELFLAVTRILKDHKGMTKDYFKFLNKYLATFDGSGDDADAIGAAKEEAAAAIVEFVKSSDLYQCDLLDMPAVAQLEKDDKYQPVYELLKIFLTQRLESYLAFQTANSTLLQGYGLVHEECITKMRLMSLLDLSGHCSGEIPYSAITKALEINDDEVEYWIVKAISSKILDCKVDQLNQLVIVSRHTVRVFGMPQWQSLRSKLGVWRGNIANAINTIQANKVTEDGGQGMQGLMIR, encoded by the exons ATGGCGACGATAGTGAACACCACGGAGGAGGAGCCGATGCTGGCGGTGGTGCGCTCCACCGCGCAGCTCGCCTGGGCCGACGCGGGCCCGGAGGTCGCCGACCCTGAGGTGGCCCGCCTCTGCGCCGAGGCGCAGCAGCACCTCCTCGCCGCCCGCTGGCTCGACATGGCCACCCTCATGCTCGCCTccgccgacctcctcctcctctcccccagCGCCCCCGACAAAG ATCTCGAGTGCACCCTGACCGTCACCTGCAACCTCGTCACCAAGGCCGGATCCGAGGACGAGGCCCTGGAGATCGCCAAGCTCATCTGCGCCAAGCTCACCCACCAGCCGGCCGACAAGACCACGCTGCGCATCAAAGTCCTCTTCAGCCTGTACAACCTGCTTCCGAGCCTCTCCGGCAAGGCCTTGGTCTACAGGAAGGCGCTCGAGCTCGCCGCCACCGCCGGGAAGGCCGCCGCCGACTGCGTCGTCCCCACTTTCAAGAACATCGATGCCTTTGTCGCCTACTGGGGCATCGGCAAGCCGGAGCAGAGGGAGCTGTTCCTTGCTGTCACCAGGATTCTTAAAGACCACAAGGG CATGACCAAGGACTACTTCAAGTTTCTGAACAAGTACCTGGCCACGTTCGATGGATCGGGTGATGATGCTGATGCAATCGGTGCGGCAAAGGAAGAAGCTGCTGCAGCAATTGTTGAGTTTGTCAAGTCATCTGACCTCTATCAG TGTGACCTGCTCGATATGCCAGCTGTTGCACAGCTCGAGAAAGATGACAAGTATCAGCCAGTTTACGAGTTACTGAAGATATTCCTTACTCAGAGGCTCGAATCCTATTTAGCGTTTCAGACTGCTAACTCTACCTTGCTGCAAGGATATG GACTGGTTCATGAGGAGTGCATAACCAAAATGCGTCTCATGTCCCTGCTTGATCTGAGTGGCCATTGTTCTGGGGAAATTCCTTACTCTGCAATTACAAAAGCCCTTGAG ATCAATGATGATGAGGTGGAATATTGGATTGTGAAAGCAATTTCATCAAAGATTTTGGACTGCAAAGTTGACCAGCTTAATCAATTGGTCATTGTCAG CCGGCATACTGTGAGGGTCTTTGGGATGCCACAATGGCAGAGTCTACGTTCAAAGCTTGGAGTGTGGAGG GGAAACATTGCAAATGCTATCAACACAATCCAAGCTAACAAGGTGACTGAAGATGGCGGGCAGGGGATGCAAGGATTGATGATCCGCTGA